In one Sphingobium sp. TKS genomic region, the following are encoded:
- a CDS encoding AAA family ATPase has protein sequence MAASLDIEGTQDLLSVSTLAQRTSSVLERLRDSARSARADERREPTFPIGKAAELVGRTAAAIREAEKDGRLPPPPRTENNRRVGYTLAQLNDMRGLFGTRPWRAATDPCCVIAVQNFKGGVGKSTLSVHLAQYLAIKGYRVALIDCDSQASATTLFGYVPDLDLTEEDTLYPFLRHDDMESLDYALRKTHFDGLELVPANLRLFQSEYEIAARMARGQGNLIDRMAQGIASIADRFDVVVLDPPPALGAISLSVLRAANALVVPVPPTVMDFSSTAAFLAMLDETIETLADRGLAPSLQFLRFVASKVDENKSMQKELLNLMRTLFGHAIVRTPLKDSAEIDNATARLMTVYELDGPVTSSTVRNRCLAYLDGVNSEIEVDIRSMWPSHLTRLRKEGLA, from the coding sequence TTGGCTGCATCACTCGACATTGAGGGCACGCAGGACCTGCTGTCCGTCTCGACGCTCGCACAACGGACCAGCTCTGTCCTCGAGCGGCTCCGCGACTCCGCGCGGAGTGCCCGGGCGGACGAGCGGCGCGAGCCGACGTTCCCGATTGGCAAGGCCGCGGAACTGGTCGGCCGAACCGCGGCGGCCATTCGCGAGGCCGAGAAGGACGGCCGCTTGCCGCCGCCTCCGCGAACCGAGAATAATCGGCGTGTCGGCTATACCCTGGCGCAGCTCAACGACATGCGCGGACTGTTCGGCACCCGGCCCTGGCGGGCCGCAACCGATCCCTGCTGCGTTATCGCGGTGCAGAACTTCAAGGGCGGGGTGGGGAAATCGACTCTTTCGGTGCACCTGGCCCAATATCTCGCGATCAAGGGCTACCGGGTGGCTCTCATCGATTGCGACAGCCAAGCGTCGGCAACCACGCTATTCGGCTATGTGCCCGACCTCGACCTGACCGAGGAGGACACGCTCTATCCATTCCTGCGGCACGACGACATGGAGTCGCTCGACTATGCCCTGCGCAAGACCCACTTCGACGGCCTCGAGCTTGTTCCGGCCAATCTGCGGCTGTTCCAGTCGGAATATGAAATCGCAGCGCGCATGGCGCGGGGGCAGGGGAACCTGATCGACCGCATGGCGCAAGGCATCGCGAGCATTGCCGATCGGTTCGATGTGGTGGTTCTCGATCCGCCTCCGGCGCTCGGCGCGATCTCGCTTTCGGTGCTGCGCGCGGCCAATGCGCTGGTGGTGCCGGTTCCGCCGACGGTGATGGACTTCTCGTCGACGGCGGCCTTCCTCGCCATGCTCGATGAGACCATAGAGACGCTGGCCGATCGCGGCTTGGCGCCGTCGCTGCAGTTCCTGCGCTTTGTGGCGTCCAAGGTCGATGAGAATAAGTCGATGCAGAAGGAACTGCTGAACCTGATGCGGACCCTTTTCGGTCACGCGATCGTCCGTACGCCGCTCAAGGATTCGGCCGAAATCGACAATGCAACGGCGCGGCTGATGACCGTCTACGAGCTGGACGGCCCGGTCACCAGTTCGACGGTGCGCAACCGCTGCCTTGCCTATCTTGATGGCGTGAACAGTGAAATTGAGGTCGACATTCGGTCGATGTGGCCGAGCCATTTGACGCGGCTTCGCAAGGAGGGACTCGCCTGA